The genomic interval TTGCCACTAGACACAAGCTTTGAAGGAGCTGCAACTTTGTAATGGTGTTACACAGGTTCATCCCGTCACTTTCTTTCACATTAGTAATTCCAATACTTACAAGTTGGGTCATAGAACTGACCTGATTGATAATGTCTCCTTCTGCCTCAACACATGACAGAACTTGCAATTTATTCAGCTTACTAACATTCACTGGTATTCTTGTCCCTTTGACGAATTGGAAACACAGACTATCACCAGTGTAACTGTACATGATAAGATGGCGCAGGTTTACCAACTTGGAAATTCCTTTTGGAAGTTCCTCTATCCCACTTTGCCGGATGTTCAAGGTTTGAAGGTTAAGTAGCTTTCCTATGGATTCTGGAAGCTTCTTAATATTAGTTCccctcaaattcaaatatCTCAAGTTGAAAAAGTACCCAAGATCATTTGGCAATTTAGTGTTTGACATATTCTCCAAGTCTAGAACCCTCATAAATTTGCAATTAGAAGGCAACAACTTTGTATCTTTAAAGACAAGAATAGATCGAAGCTTTGATGTACCTGTGCTGGATATAATTTCTCCTTGAGATTGAATTGACAAACGGCGGGCTTCAATTGCTTCATCTTTCCCATCATACACAACACCAAACTTTTCTTTCTCGTCATGCACAACACCAAACTTTTCTTTCTCGGACGTTGAAAGAGCAACCTCACGCATAAGATCATGCATCCTGCATTCTTTTGGCCTTCCTGTTACGTTCCTTTCCACAACTTGAAGCATGCTACGAAAGCAGAGTTGCGAAAGATATCTATCTGCAGTCACTTCCGGTGTTGCACCTTTTACATGTTGAACGAAACCTTCAGCTATCCACAATCTAATGAGTcgttttcttttcattaaacaaTCTTCTGgaaaaagagagcaatataAGAAACAATGCTTCAATTGGTATGACAAGTCATTGAAGCTGAGCAATAGAATAGTCCTCATATAGTCCAATTCAGGATCATTTGTGAGGTGCCAATTTAAGCTGTTGCAAACATGGCTCCATTCCAAATGTGAGTTTTTGGATGACATAAGACCACTTAGAGCTTCAATTGCCAAAGGAAGACCATTACACTTCCCCACAAGTTCCCGAGCAAATCGCTGAAGTCCAGGTGGACAAGATTGATTAGGATGAGTATGAAATGCCTTCTTGCTAAATAGTACCCAAGCGTTCTCCTCTTTCAGGGGTTGAATATCATGAACATGGCTTGGAACTCCAAAAGCATATCTTGCTATCTCCTTGTTCCGAGTGGTCAGTACAACTCGACTTCCAAGTTGTCTATCTTGAAGTGATACCTTTATTTTTTTCCAAACTTCAATACTCCATACATCATCCAGCACAACTAGGTATCTTTTCGAGTTCAAGTAGTCATCTAGAATCTTTACCAATTCTCTATAGCTCATGC from Argentina anserina chromosome 2, drPotAnse1.1, whole genome shotgun sequence carries:
- the LOC126782885 gene encoding disease resistance protein RPM1-like isoform X1, encoding MARAAQDLLLGKLVGFIENEASTIAGVGDKVDEIRQELVHMIAFLKDAEGKKAQTEGDETWVASIRDSVFDVEDIIAEFTYRTYQQQREVGVARLLHIPKNLWYKRKIARKLDKIKRTIDGVSKRNKRYGGSVVVAQEGSSTNSQIRDQAEACLFTNEDELVGIEAPKELLMEHLVNGPQSQTIFSVVGMGGSGKTTLVAQIFKNDIVKRHFSCHAWVTVSQTCEIEDLSLFRSLIKEFHQSREEEVPGDIDSMSYRELVKILDDYLNSKRYLVVLDDVWSIEVWKKIKVSLQDRQLGSRVVLTTRNKEIARYAFGVPSHVHDIQPLKEENAWVLFSKKAFHTHPNQSCPPGLQRFARELVGKCNGLPLAIEALSGLMSSKNSHLEWSHVCNSLNWHLTNDPELDYMRTILLLSFNDLSYQLKHCFLYCSLFPEDCLMKRKRLIRLWIAEGFVQHVKGATPEVTADRYLSQLCFRSMLQVVERNVTGRPKECRMHDLMREVALSTSEKEKFGVVHDEKEKFGVVYDGKDEAIEARRLSIQSQGEIISSTGTSKLRSILVFKDTKLLPSNCKFMRVLDLENMSNTKLPNDLGYFFNLRYLNLRGTNIKKLPESIGKLLNLQTLNIRQSGIEELPKGISKLVNLRHLIMYSYTGDSLCFQFVKGTRIPVNVSKLNKLQVLSCVEAEGDIINQVSSMTQLVSIGITNVKESDGMNLCNTITKLQLLQSLCLVAINEEEVLQTDAISQSPPPLLRVVSLAGRLQNVPQWFKQPLQSLTCLYLHWSKLEENLVPHIEALPNLEKLILVNAYVGKQLYFHRGFLKLKELYLANHPLLTEITIKKDVMPYLHELHVEHCMSLKTVPVGLEHLTNLQRFILKTVPENIIQPIRKGGVNHSKVQNIPEIIHFSSETSYDIWS